Proteins from a genomic interval of Acetobacterium woodii DSM 1030:
- the hisS gene encoding histidine--tRNA ligase → MISSKPVRGTRDILPDEMKIRDRLEQQILAVYRSHGFSRIETPVMENLELLLGSDGGENLKMLFTVLKRGEKLALNPDASVLDLCDMGLRFDLTLPLSRFYSNNQEVLETPFKAIQIGNVFRAERPQKGRFRSFKQCDIDIIGDPTIQAEIELMDTTAKALLALGFKGFTIKVNHRQLLSEVIKKAGFDNEAIGSVCITLDKLDKIGVEGVTQELIKKGYESETVAELMRCVTSINLDNLDQWIADPTAIDELTQTINTVRILANDNFEVVFDFSLIRGMGYYTGLIFEVSYGPYGYSIAGGGRYDNMIGKYSKVSVPAVGFSIGFERIITILLEEQEKAQQIDPVVILFYDSQADNMVDVIKAADVWRGNGYLVNLVAMKKKFGKQIAAWDNGQYVGFLVYGRDEEIKTF, encoded by the coding sequence ATGATCAGTTCAAAACCTGTTAGAGGAACCCGGGATATTTTACCCGATGAAATGAAAATACGGGATCGGCTGGAACAGCAGATCCTAGCCGTTTACCGGAGTCACGGCTTTAGCCGGATTGAAACCCCGGTGATGGAAAACCTGGAGTTATTGCTGGGCAGTGACGGCGGCGAAAATTTAAAGATGCTTTTCACGGTTTTAAAGCGGGGCGAAAAATTAGCCTTAAACCCCGATGCCAGTGTCTTGGATTTGTGCGACATGGGCTTACGATTTGATTTAACATTGCCGCTAAGCCGTTTTTATTCGAATAATCAGGAAGTGCTTGAAACACCTTTTAAAGCGATTCAGATTGGGAATGTATTTCGGGCGGAACGGCCGCAGAAGGGGCGTTTTCGGTCGTTTAAACAATGTGATATCGATATTATCGGCGATCCAACGATTCAAGCCGAAATTGAATTAATGGATACGACCGCCAAAGCACTATTAGCGCTGGGTTTCAAGGGATTCACAATAAAAGTAAATCATCGTCAACTGCTAAGCGAAGTGATCAAAAAAGCCGGCTTTGACAATGAAGCGATTGGTTCGGTTTGTATTACCCTCGATAAACTCGACAAGATTGGCGTCGAGGGGGTAACGCAGGAGTTAATCAAGAAAGGTTACGAATCGGAAACAGTAGCGGAGCTGATGCGTTGTGTCACCAGCATTAATTTGGATAATCTGGACCAATGGATAGCTGATCCGACGGCTATTGATGAATTAACTCAAACGATTAATACCGTAAGAATTCTGGCAAATGATAACTTTGAGGTCGTTTTTGATTTTTCACTGATCCGGGGAATGGGTTATTATACCGGACTTATTTTTGAAGTGAGTTACGGACCTTATGGTTATTCCATTGCCGGCGGTGGTCGATACGACAATATGATTGGAAAATACAGCAAGGTTTCAGTTCCGGCAGTTGGTTTTTCGATCGGTTTTGAACGGATTATTACCATTTTGCTGGAAGAGCAAGAAAAGGCTCAGCAAATTGATCCGGTGGTGATTTTATTTTATGATTCACAAGCCGACAATATGGTAGACGTGATTAAGGCGGCTGATGTTTGGCGCGGGAACGGTTATCTGGTTAATCTGGTAGCGATGAAGAAAAAATTCGGGAAACAGATTGCCGCCTGGGATAACGGTCAGTATGTCGGGTTTCTGGTTTATGGTCGGGATGA
- the tyrS gene encoding tyrosine--tRNA ligase gives MENVFDVLQERGFIEQCTHEAEIKKLLAEESVSFYIGFDPTADSLHIGHFIQIMVMAHMQRHGHRPIALIGGGTTMIGDPSGRTDMRQVMTPERIAANGEKFKKVFEKFLTFEDDKAVMINNAEWLLPLNYIDFLREIGAHFSVNRMLAADCYKSRMEKGLTFLEFNYMLLQAYDFYVLHKEQRCKMQFGGNDQWSNIIAGVELVRRKDAEQVFGMTFSLLTTSEGIKMGKTAKGALWLDPEKTSPYDFYQYWRNIADADVEKCLALLTFIPMEEVRRLGALKDSEINKAKEILAFTVTEIIHGTAAAQEAQNAARKLFAGDQSEADIPSVELSRHELGDGIDILALLEVAKLIPTRSEGRRLVQQGGILVDGKKVEDFKLVITAADFKDGKLVLKKGKKAFKQINLV, from the coding sequence ATGGAGAATGTATTTGATGTGTTACAGGAACGTGGGTTTATTGAACAATGTACTCATGAAGCAGAGATAAAAAAATTATTAGCGGAAGAATCCGTTTCCTTTTATATTGGTTTTGATCCGACGGCAGATAGCCTTCATATTGGACATTTTATCCAGATCATGGTAATGGCGCATATGCAACGGCATGGTCATCGTCCGATTGCTCTGATTGGCGGTGGGACGACGATGATTGGCGACCCTTCGGGACGAACCGATATGCGTCAGGTAATGACGCCGGAACGGATTGCTGCGAATGGCGAAAAGTTTAAAAAGGTGTTTGAAAAATTTCTAACCTTTGAAGATGACAAAGCCGTGATGATTAATAATGCCGAGTGGTTATTACCGCTTAATTACATCGATTTTTTACGGGAAATCGGGGCTCATTTTTCGGTAAATCGGATGTTGGCTGCGGATTGTTATAAATCGCGAATGGAAAAAGGCCTGACCTTTTTGGAATTCAATTATATGCTTTTGCAAGCCTATGATTTTTATGTGCTTCATAAAGAGCAGCGCTGTAAGATGCAATTTGGCGGAAATGATCAGTGGTCCAACATTATTGCTGGCGTTGAACTGGTTCGACGTAAAGATGCCGAACAGGTCTTTGGCATGACCTTCTCGCTGTTAACAACCAGCGAAGGGATTAAGATGGGTAAAACGGCGAAGGGAGCCTTATGGTTAGATCCTGAAAAAACATCGCCTTATGATTTTTATCAATACTGGCGTAATATTGCGGATGCCGACGTTGAGAAATGTCTGGCCTTATTGACCTTTATTCCGATGGAGGAAGTGCGTCGGTTAGGTGCTTTAAAAGATTCTGAAATTAATAAAGCCAAAGAAATTCTGGCGTTCACCGTTACCGAAATTATTCATGGCACGGCAGCGGCCCAAGAAGCGCAAAATGCGGCGCGAAAACTATTTGCCGGGGACCAGAGCGAAGCGGATATTCCCAGCGTCGAATTATCACGTCATGAACTGGGCGACGGAATCGATATTTTGGCATTGTTGGAAGTAGCTAAACTGATTCCGACTCGGAGCGAAGGGCGCCGATTGGTTCAACAAGGCGGTATTCTTGTTGATGGCAAAAAAGTTGAGGATTTCAAACTGGTAATAACGGCAGCCGATTTTAAGGACGGAAAACTGGTGCTTAAAAAAGGCAAAAAAGCGTTCAAACAAATCAATTTAGTATAA